The following are from one region of the Paenibacillus sp. KS-LC4 genome:
- a CDS encoding ArsR family transcriptional regulator gives MYLTTNAESLRVYEALASEVRLQIIDLLDERERHIKELAAELYLSSAIVSTHVSKLQQAGIVTSKMKRVGGGTYKYCSLSAEYLQIRLSKPNDQKRKNMETMLPVGHYTDVAAFPTCGIATVEKLIGQYDNPKYFLDPERMNAGILWFARGYVEYKVPNHLFVDQRVQELEISLEIGSEAPQINENWPSDIRFFINGLYLGEWTSPGDFGRVRGRLSPDWWQGDVNQYGLLKVLRLNANGTFIDGLQISELTIHDLDWETPFLTLRISAEESVPGRGGLTLYGKGFGNYNQDIRIRTYYD, from the coding sequence ATGTACTTAACGACGAATGCGGAGTCGCTTCGAGTTTACGAAGCGCTGGCAAGCGAGGTTCGCCTGCAAATTATTGATTTGCTGGATGAGCGTGAACGTCATATTAAAGAGCTGGCAGCGGAGCTTTATTTGAGCAGCGCGATTGTCAGCACCCATGTGAGCAAGCTTCAGCAGGCGGGTATTGTGACGAGCAAAATGAAGCGCGTAGGTGGCGGGACGTATAAATATTGCTCACTTTCGGCCGAATATTTGCAAATCAGGCTGTCAAAGCCTAATGACCAGAAGCGAAAAAATATGGAAACGATGCTGCCAGTCGGCCATTATACCGATGTAGCGGCCTTCCCAACCTGCGGCATTGCAACCGTGGAGAAGCTGATTGGCCAATATGATAATCCTAAATATTTTTTGGACCCGGAGCGGATGAATGCCGGCATTTTATGGTTTGCCAGAGGCTATGTCGAATATAAGGTGCCCAATCATCTATTTGTTGATCAGCGGGTGCAGGAATTGGAAATTTCACTGGAGATAGGATCTGAAGCGCCGCAAATTAATGAAAATTGGCCCTCGGATATTCGCTTTTTTATTAATGGCTTGTATTTGGGCGAATGGACGAGTCCGGGCGACTTTGGACGTGTGCGTGGACGGCTGTCACCGGATTGGTGGCAGGGCGATGTGAATCAGTATGGCTTGCTTAAGGTGCTGCGTCTCAATGCGAATGGAACCTTCATTGATGGCTTGCAAATATCCGAGCTGACGATTCATGATTTGGATTGGGAAACCCCGTTTCTGACGCTTCGCATCAGCGCCGAGGAAAGCGTTCCGGGCAGGGGAGGATTAACCTTGTACGGCAAAGGGTTTGGCAATTACAATCAAGATATAAGAATTCGTACCTATTATGATTAA
- a CDS encoding carbohydrate ABC transporter permease yields MDKLKRVSIYIFLSVAAFVSIFPFLWMVVSATNSSSDVTQGRLLPGSKLIENINNLFSSVDIVPALTNSAKISISTTVLAMLIASLAGYGFEIYKSKAKDIVFTILLLSMMIPFAAIMVPLYQMFAGISSSIPFLGLDTLSGVVLPTMTTAFLIFFFRQNTKMFPKELLEAGRIDGLNELALFFRIYVPTMKTTYAAAGIITFMSSWNNYLWPLIVLQSPDKRTIPMLISNLGSSYTPDYGMIMMAIVISTIPTALVFFLMQRHFVAGMTGSVK; encoded by the coding sequence ATGGATAAGCTAAAACGGGTATCAATTTATATTTTTCTCAGCGTTGCAGCGTTCGTTTCCATTTTCCCGTTTCTGTGGATGGTCGTCAGCGCGACGAACAGCTCCTCGGATGTAACACAAGGCAGACTGCTTCCAGGCAGCAAGCTTATTGAAAATATTAATAACTTGTTTAGCTCGGTTGACATTGTGCCGGCGCTCACAAATTCTGCTAAAATTTCGATTTCGACGACGGTGCTGGCGATGCTGATTGCTTCGCTTGCAGGGTACGGCTTTGAAATTTATAAAAGCAAGGCAAAGGACATCGTCTTCACGATTTTGCTGCTGTCGATGATGATTCCGTTCGCGGCGATTATGGTTCCGCTGTATCAAATGTTTGCAGGAATTTCGAGCAGCATTCCATTTCTAGGCCTTGATACGCTTTCGGGCGTCGTGCTGCCAACGATGACGACAGCGTTTCTCATCTTCTTTTTCCGTCAAAACACAAAAATGTTTCCGAAAGAGCTGCTCGAGGCAGGTCGGATTGACGGCTTGAACGAGCTGGCCCTGTTCTTCCGCATTTATGTGCCGACGATGAAGACGACGTATGCCGCAGCGGGAATTATTACGTTCATGTCTAGCTGGAACAACTACTTGTGGCCGCTTATCGTGCTGCAATCGCCGGACAAACGTACCATTCCAATGCTCATCTCCAATCTCGGCTCCAGCTACACGCCGGATTACGGCATGATTATGATGGCAATCGTTATTTCAACCATTCCGACGGCGCTTGTGTTCTTCCTGATGCAAAGACACTTTGTAGCAGGTATGACGGGTTCGGTCAAATAA
- a CDS encoding extracellular solute-binding protein — translation MKKMLAILLASFVLLTACSAKTDNATNTGSGNAAGTGTKEITVWAWDKTFNIGAMERAGAAYAAKHPDSGVKLNIVENAQADIIQKLNAGLNSGTTKGLPTIILIEDYRAQSFLQAYPDAFFDLSDYIKPADFAEYKIGPTSLDGKQYGVPFDSGVAGLYVRTDYLEQAGYKVADLQNLNWDQVIEIGKAVKAKTGKQLLSLDPNDLGIIRMMIQSAGSWYLKADGVTPDIAGNVALKEAFETYKKMMEADIVKVHSDWSQFVAGFNSGDVASIPTGNWITASVKAEASQSGKWAVVPFPKLTNNAASVNASNLGGSSWYVMNVDGKEAAAEFLKETFGSDVDLYQTLAKDIGAIGTLKAAADGEAYKAADDFFGGQKTVADFAKWTAEIPRVNYGMHTYAIEDILVVEMQNYMGGKAIDQVLADAQAQAETQVK, via the coding sequence GTGAAAAAAATGCTTGCCATCCTTTTGGCCAGCTTCGTGCTGCTCACAGCATGTTCAGCTAAAACAGACAATGCTACAAATACAGGCAGCGGAAACGCAGCAGGAACAGGTACTAAAGAAATTACAGTTTGGGCATGGGACAAGACGTTTAACATCGGCGCTATGGAGCGTGCGGGTGCGGCTTATGCTGCTAAGCATCCTGATTCCGGCGTAAAACTTAACATTGTTGAAAATGCACAAGCTGACATTATTCAGAAGCTGAATGCAGGTCTTAACTCTGGTACTACAAAAGGTCTTCCAACGATCATTCTGATTGAAGACTACCGTGCGCAAAGCTTCCTGCAAGCTTACCCGGATGCTTTCTTTGATCTGTCTGACTACATCAAGCCAGCAGACTTTGCTGAATACAAAATTGGACCAACAAGCCTTGATGGTAAACAGTATGGCGTACCGTTTGACTCCGGCGTAGCGGGACTTTATGTAAGAACAGACTACTTGGAGCAAGCTGGCTACAAAGTAGCTGATTTGCAAAACCTGAACTGGGATCAAGTTATTGAGATCGGTAAAGCTGTAAAAGCAAAAACAGGCAAGCAATTGCTTTCCCTAGATCCTAATGACCTGGGTATTATCCGGATGATGATTCAGTCCGCTGGATCATGGTACCTGAAGGCTGATGGCGTAACACCTGATATTGCAGGCAACGTAGCACTGAAAGAAGCTTTCGAAACGTACAAAAAAATGATGGAAGCTGACATTGTAAAAGTGCATTCCGACTGGAGCCAGTTTGTTGCAGGCTTTAACAGCGGCGATGTAGCAAGCATTCCAACAGGAAACTGGATTACAGCTTCCGTGAAAGCAGAAGCTTCGCAATCCGGCAAATGGGCTGTAGTGCCATTCCCTAAACTGACGAACAACGCGGCTTCCGTTAACGCTTCGAACCTTGGCGGCAGCTCGTGGTATGTGATGAACGTTGATGGCAAAGAAGCGGCAGCAGAGTTTTTGAAAGAAACGTTTGGTTCTGACGTGGATCTGTATCAAACGCTCGCTAAAGATATCGGCGCTATCGGCACACTGAAAGCGGCAGCTGACGGCGAAGCTTATAAAGCGGCTGATGATTTCTTCGGCGGACAAAAAACAGTAGCTGATTTCGCAAAATGGACTGCAGAAATTCCAAGAGTTAACTACGGTATGCATACGTATGCAATCGAGGACATCCTTGTTGTAGAAATGCAAAACTACATGGGCGGCAAAGCAATCGACCAAGTATTGGCTGATGCTCAAGCTCAAGCTGAAACACAAGTTAAATAA
- a CDS encoding glycoside hydrolase family 2 TIM barrel-domain containing protein, with protein MNTAKPSLDWLTDVSVFAVNRVPAHSDHRYYETAAEAEVDGSMKLRHSLNGSWKFNYAVRPADRPASFYEQTFNSDSWEAIEVPGHIQLQGFGKPQYVNTMYPWDGHHDLRPPAIPENDNPVGSYVKHFSVPQNMVGKPVYISFQGVESAFYVWLNGEFVGYSEDSFTPAEFDLTPYLQDGDNRLAVEVYQRSTGSWLEDQDFWRFSGIFRDVYLYTVPAIHVNDLFVKTELDAAYEQGTLQVDLKLSGAAEGASLKLALKDADGQTIAAGAAAANAAGVWTASLDAGAVSLWNAENPYLYKLYVEVYNAAGELIEVVPQRVGFRKFEMIDKVMHINGKRIVFKGVNRHEFNPRRGRAITADDMLWDVKTMKQNNLNAVRTSHYPNQSLWYELCDIYGLYVIDEMNLETHGSWQKMGAVEPSWNVPANKPEWEAIVMDRAISMVERDKNHPSILIWSVGNEAYAGEVLLNVSNYFRSTDPSRLVHYEGVFHNRDYDATSDMESRMYAKPADIELYLNDNPQKPYISCEYMHAMGNSVGGMHKYTELEQKYALYQGGFIWDYIDQVIVKKDRYGKEFLAYGGDFDDRATDYNFCTNGIVYADRKVSPKMQEVKFLYQNIKLLPDREGVKIVNENLFEGTDAYELVIKLHLEGAEVFRSVSEVQVAAQSEAYIPVVLPAAEQAGEYVIHAALQLKEATLWAEAGHELSFGQFVFLVEPKAAAALPAGELRVVEGDVNIGVHGRDFSIMFSKQAGTLTSVSYSGKEMIALPPAPLFWRATTDNDKGFSLGFDSGIWFAASLTRKCISVVLTQETGTATVTFQYRLSISADVLVTVAYTVLGDGSVQVKSRYEGAANLPKLPIFALSFKVPADYHNLNWYAMGPDENYIDRAFGARLGEFQNVAADNVSGYVVPQESGNRTGVRRVSITNDLGRGLRITAPATQPVECNIAPYTAFELESAQHHHELPNVHYTVVTVAGRQMGVGGDDSWGAPVHDEYLIQADQELAFEFLISRV; from the coding sequence ATGAATACTGCAAAGCCGAGCCTTGACTGGCTAACTGATGTAAGTGTATTTGCTGTTAACCGGGTTCCCGCTCATTCCGATCACCGTTATTATGAAACAGCAGCAGAGGCGGAAGTTGATGGCAGCATGAAGCTGCGTCACAGTCTGAATGGCAGCTGGAAGTTCAACTATGCCGTTAGACCTGCTGATCGTCCGGCCTCTTTTTATGAGCAAACTTTTAATAGCGATAGCTGGGAAGCGATTGAGGTGCCAGGCCATATTCAACTTCAAGGCTTCGGCAAGCCGCAATATGTGAATACGATGTATCCTTGGGATGGACATCATGACCTGCGTCCGCCAGCCATTCCTGAAAATGATAATCCGGTTGGAAGCTATGTAAAGCATTTTTCCGTGCCGCAAAACATGGTTGGCAAGCCGGTATATATTTCTTTCCAAGGCGTAGAATCAGCTTTTTATGTATGGCTGAATGGGGAGTTTGTCGGTTACAGCGAGGACAGCTTTACACCAGCTGAATTTGACTTGACCCCATATTTACAAGATGGAGACAATAGGCTGGCAGTTGAGGTTTATCAGCGCAGCACGGGCAGCTGGCTTGAGGATCAGGATTTCTGGCGTTTTTCCGGTATATTCCGCGATGTCTACTTGTACACGGTTCCGGCTATCCATGTTAACGATTTGTTTGTAAAAACGGAGCTTGATGCAGCTTATGAGCAAGGTACGCTGCAAGTAGATTTGAAGCTTAGCGGTGCGGCTGAAGGCGCAAGCTTGAAGCTGGCTTTGAAGGATGCAGACGGCCAGACCATTGCAGCTGGAGCCGCAGCGGCTAATGCTGCTGGAGTATGGACAGCTTCGCTTGACGCAGGTGCGGTGTCGCTATGGAATGCTGAAAATCCATATTTATACAAACTATATGTAGAGGTCTATAATGCCGCAGGCGAGCTTATTGAAGTCGTTCCGCAGCGCGTAGGCTTCCGAAAATTCGAAATGATTGATAAAGTTATGCATATCAATGGCAAAAGAATTGTTTTCAAAGGCGTTAATCGTCATGAATTTAACCCTCGCAGAGGACGGGCGATTACGGCAGACGATATGCTGTGGGACGTTAAGACGATGAAACAAAACAATCTAAATGCTGTTCGAACTTCCCATTACCCGAACCAATCGTTATGGTATGAGCTGTGTGATATTTACGGATTGTATGTCATTGATGAGATGAATTTGGAAACGCATGGCTCGTGGCAAAAAATGGGCGCGGTAGAGCCATCGTGGAACGTTCCTGCTAATAAGCCGGAGTGGGAGGCCATCGTCATGGATCGGGCGATCTCGATGGTTGAGCGCGACAAAAACCATCCGTCGATTCTTATCTGGTCTGTCGGTAATGAAGCTTACGCAGGTGAGGTATTGCTGAACGTGTCGAACTATTTCCGCAGCACGGACCCTAGCCGTCTCGTTCATTACGAAGGGGTATTCCATAACCGCGACTATGACGCAACGAGCGACATGGAAAGCCGTATGTATGCAAAGCCGGCTGATATCGAGCTTTATTTGAATGATAATCCGCAAAAGCCGTACATTAGCTGTGAGTATATGCATGCAATGGGCAACTCGGTTGGCGGCATGCACAAATATACAGAGCTTGAGCAAAAATATGCGTTGTACCAAGGCGGCTTTATTTGGGATTACATTGATCAGGTCATTGTGAAAAAAGATCGCTACGGCAAGGAGTTCCTCGCTTATGGCGGCGATTTTGACGACCGTGCAACCGATTATAATTTCTGTACGAACGGTATCGTGTATGCCGATCGCAAGGTTTCGCCCAAAATGCAGGAGGTGAAGTTCCTTTATCAGAATATCAAGCTGCTTCCTGACCGTGAAGGCGTGAAAATCGTCAATGAAAATCTGTTCGAAGGAACAGATGCTTATGAGCTTGTTATCAAGCTGCATCTGGAAGGGGCTGAGGTTTTCCGCAGCGTAAGCGAGGTTCAAGTCGCTGCGCAAAGCGAAGCCTACATTCCAGTTGTCCTTCCAGCAGCCGAGCAAGCGGGTGAGTATGTCATTCACGCAGCCTTGCAGCTTAAGGAAGCGACGCTGTGGGCAGAAGCAGGACATGAGCTATCGTTCGGCCAATTCGTATTTTTAGTGGAGCCAAAAGCAGCAGCGGCGCTTCCAGCAGGTGAGCTGCGCGTCGTAGAAGGTGATGTCAACATCGGTGTGCATGGCCGTGATTTTAGCATCATGTTCTCCAAGCAAGCCGGCACATTGACTTCGGTCAGCTATTCGGGTAAAGAGATGATTGCCCTGCCTCCGGCTCCGCTGTTCTGGCGGGCGACGACGGATAATGACAAAGGATTTTCCCTTGGCTTTGATTCCGGCATATGGTTTGCTGCGAGCTTGACACGCAAATGTATTAGCGTTGTTTTGACGCAAGAGACGGGAACCGCAACGGTAACGTTCCAATATCGTCTTAGCATCAGCGCTGATGTATTGGTGACAGTGGCCTATACTGTTCTGGGTGACGGAAGCGTGCAGGTGAAATCGCGTTATGAGGGAGCGGCGAATTTGCCGAAGCTGCCGATTTTCGCACTTTCGTTCAAGGTGCCTGCGGACTATCATAACCTGAACTGGTATGCGATGGGTCCAGATGAGAACTACATTGACCGTGCATTCGGAGCGCGTCTTGGCGAGTTCCAAAACGTTGCCGCAGATAATGTATCCGGTTATGTTGTACCGCAAGAATCGGGCAATCGTACTGGCGTCCGCCGCGTAAGCATTACGAATGATCTCGGACGAGGCCTGCGCATTACGGCACCAGCGACTCAGCCTGTGGAATGCAATATTGCGCCTTATACCGCATTTGAGCTGGAGAGCGCTCAGCATCACCATGAGCTTCCAAACGTTCATTATACGGTCGTAACGGTAGCTGGCAGACAAATGGGTGTTGGCGGTGACGACAGCTGGGGTGCGCCTGTCCATGATGAATATTTAATCCAAGCGGATCAGGAGCTGGCTTTTGAGTTTTTAATCAGTCGAGTATAA
- a CDS encoding sugar ABC transporter permease — protein sequence MKAAQPGIKIRNRANLTGWLFVIIAVVLIAAFYFYPMVQALLLSFKSGKGMNLHYVGFDNYIRLFSDQTFRVAVKNTFVYLIIQVPVMIVLAMFISVLLNDSKLKFKGFFRTAIFLPAVTSLVAYSVIFKYLFAGDGLVNALLLKLHLIGTPIQWITDPFWAKITVIIAITWRWTGYNMIFYLSALQNIDHSIYEAAKIDGASSTRQFFGITMPLLKPIILFTSITSTIGTLQLFDEVVNITKGGPGNASMSISQYIYNLSFKYSADFGYAATVSYSIVIMIIILAFVQFKAAGDKNG from the coding sequence GTGAAAGCAGCGCAGCCTGGCATAAAAATTCGTAATCGAGCAAACTTGACAGGATGGCTGTTCGTCATCATTGCTGTCGTTCTAATAGCAGCATTTTATTTCTACCCAATGGTTCAGGCGCTCCTTCTATCGTTCAAATCCGGCAAAGGGATGAACCTCCACTATGTAGGCTTTGACAATTACATTCGTCTATTCAGTGATCAGACGTTCCGTGTCGCAGTAAAAAATACATTCGTTTATCTCATCATTCAAGTTCCGGTTATGATCGTGCTCGCGATGTTTATTTCCGTGCTGCTGAATGATAGCAAGCTGAAGTTTAAGGGCTTTTTCCGTACAGCGATTTTCCTGCCGGCGGTTACATCTCTTGTAGCTTATTCGGTTATTTTCAAATACTTATTTGCAGGCGACGGTCTTGTGAACGCATTGCTGCTCAAGCTGCATCTGATTGGCACGCCTATTCAATGGATTACAGATCCTTTCTGGGCTAAAATTACGGTTATTATTGCCATTACGTGGCGTTGGACAGGCTATAACATGATTTTCTACTTATCTGCTTTGCAAAATATTGACCATTCGATTTATGAGGCTGCCAAGATCGATGGCGCGTCCTCGACTAGACAATTTTTCGGCATTACAATGCCTTTGCTCAAGCCTATTATTTTATTTACATCCATTACATCGACAATCGGTACACTGCAGCTGTTCGACGAGGTTGTGAACATTACGAAGGGCGGACCAGGCAATGCGTCTATGTCTATCTCCCAGTACATTTACAATCTGTCCTTCAAATATTCCGCAGACTTCGGATATGCAGCAACGGTGTCTTATTCTATTGTAATTATGATTATTATTTTGGCATTTGTTCAGTTTAAAGCGGCAGGTGATAAAAATGGATAA
- a CDS encoding response regulator transcription factor: MAPYCRVLIVDDEILVRQGIKHLLNWEKEGFQIVGEAASGTEALEKIQQLEPHIVITDIVMPVMDGAELTRMVKARYPEIEVIVLSSFGEFDYVRSTFQSGVADYILKPKLEATHLLEVLKRTAQRIPSLKLEHAPADRDTTVQLLLDMLMDGFGVELDEEVGAEAFPYSSFRMLGAEYKSAGDIKAVEAVAELLKKRMEAELVVSLEESVYFPLRVEKGRVVLLINLNERESQQLAAAARRLDEWTGEQQLEARWTLGEPFSDYTEVGDHFKLSFLKMSEYRFFLTEPNRLLVAGELPYMPPDEEKFDLPRFSEQLSKQQFESAFSDLLAHVQGAPHFYKKDVFEFKSFLSNIIFNITIVVGRLEVDAKHLEEAKYRYFKDIGDALHISEAIQLMESFVSEAETVLATRKQAAGNPNMAMLLAYIGEHFAEPLSLTELAKHFHFNPSYLSTYFSSHNNEGFSEYLNKIRVEKAAELLLADTASISEISGMVGYSDHSYFTKVFKKITGLSPSHYRKQYVNQKRD, encoded by the coding sequence GTGGCGCCTTATTGTCGTGTGCTCATTGTAGATGATGAAATATTAGTCAGACAAGGCATTAAGCACTTATTGAATTGGGAAAAGGAAGGCTTTCAAATCGTCGGCGAAGCGGCGAGTGGAACGGAGGCGCTGGAGAAAATTCAGCAGCTGGAGCCGCATATCGTCATAACGGATATTGTAATGCCTGTCATGGATGGTGCCGAGCTGACCCGAATGGTCAAAGCGAGATACCCGGAAATTGAAGTGATTGTGCTTAGCAGCTTTGGGGAATTTGATTATGTAAGATCGACCTTTCAAAGCGGCGTTGCCGATTATATATTGAAGCCTAAGCTAGAGGCGACGCATCTGCTTGAGGTTTTAAAGCGTACTGCTCAGCGAATTCCTTCCTTGAAGCTGGAGCATGCACCAGCCGATAGAGACACAACGGTGCAGCTATTGCTGGATATGCTGATGGATGGCTTTGGCGTAGAGCTTGACGAGGAAGTGGGGGCGGAAGCATTTCCTTACAGCAGCTTTCGAATGCTTGGTGCAGAATACAAGTCGGCAGGAGACATAAAGGCTGTGGAAGCGGTGGCGGAGCTGCTGAAAAAAAGGATGGAGGCAGAGCTTGTCGTTTCCCTGGAGGAGTCGGTTTATTTTCCGCTAAGGGTGGAAAAGGGACGTGTCGTGCTGCTTATTAATTTGAATGAGCGGGAAAGCCAGCAGCTTGCTGCCGCCGCGCGCAGATTGGATGAGTGGACGGGCGAGCAGCAGCTTGAGGCAAGATGGACGCTGGGAGAGCCGTTTAGCGATTACACCGAGGTAGGCGATCATTTTAAGCTCAGCTTTCTGAAAATGAGTGAATACCGCTTTTTTCTGACGGAGCCGAACCGTCTGCTTGTTGCAGGGGAGCTGCCCTATATGCCGCCTGATGAAGAGAAATTTGATTTGCCAAGGTTTTCAGAGCAGCTGAGCAAGCAGCAGTTTGAGAGCGCTTTTAGCGATCTGCTCGCTCATGTGCAGGGCGCTCCGCATTTTTATAAGAAGGACGTATTCGAGTTTAAGTCCTTCCTTAGCAATATTATTTTTAATATAACGATTGTAGTGGGCCGTCTGGAGGTGGATGCCAAGCATTTGGAAGAGGCGAAATACCGCTATTTTAAGGACATAGGCGATGCCTTGCATATAAGTGAAGCGATTCAATTAATGGAGTCTTTCGTGAGCGAGGCGGAGACTGTACTGGCAACCCGCAAGCAGGCAGCAGGCAATCCGAATATGGCCATGCTGCTTGCCTATATAGGCGAGCATTTTGCGGAGCCTCTAAGCCTGACGGAGCTGGCGAAGCATTTTCATTTTAACCCGTCGTATTTGTCTACGTATTTCAGCTCGCATAATAATGAAGGCTTTAGTGAATATTTGAACAAAATTCGAGTGGAAAAGGCGGCAGAACTGCTGTTGGCGGATACGGCATCCATTTCGGAAATAAGCGGCATGGTGGGGTACTCGGATCATAGTTATTTTACAAAGGTGTTCAAAAAAATAACGGGTCTGTCGCCAAGTCATTATCGGAAACAATATGTCAACCAGAAAAGGGACTAG
- a CDS encoding sensor histidine kinase, with product MKAFLAKFKYHGLFIKMFTVTLVSIISVSLLTTLVMLQMSQRLFMDTFSITNGKIMNQVQTNFESFSYSIVTATNTVQQSGTLKSFLTDPDERTIPTLRRYYEANTQVKRIQSGVAAYPVTITITGINGRSHSTDGAYWPRSAAKLRSSELTENALKEPRRILYELDRDSLTDKGAPDPVIVATKALLERTSGQLYGQLYFAIREKEFQKFYTSFTSSGNNVVILNRAGMIVSSNSEQLIGTTAPELLAVAKQIEEQQLDVMDTKAMGKSSLVLSKYLPTYDFYLVNLIDKQQVMSQMVDFKRVALISLAIVLLALIIVFVISRRLTKSLTLLARQISRVTKNDFNNYTSVTGSYEIKQLGNAYNYMLDELNDYVKRLIQTQKDQRNAELSALQMQINPHFLYNTLASIKILVQQGNKDKAAETINALISLLQNTVSNISETITVSQELVNLKNYVFINHVRYGEQIRVNYFADKDCMGAHLPKLVIQPFMENAFFHAFHERSEGYIYVLISREGESLICEVVDNGVGISGLSNGEAGAETNEAAQNNDERGVHSASHFFSGIGIRNVHDRLTLLYGEGYGVTIVSDPGQGTRVKIKLPLLFE from the coding sequence ATGAAGGCATTTTTGGCAAAATTTAAATACCACGGCTTGTTTATTAAAATGTTTACCGTCACCTTAGTCAGCATCATTTCGGTTTCGCTGCTTACTACGCTTGTAATGCTGCAAATGTCGCAGCGATTATTTATGGATACCTTCAGCATTACGAATGGAAAAATCATGAACCAGGTGCAGACGAATTTTGAATCGTTCAGCTATTCCATCGTGACGGCTACCAATACCGTTCAGCAGAGCGGAACGCTCAAATCGTTTCTGACTGATCCGGATGAGCGAACCATTCCGACGTTGCGAAGATATTATGAAGCAAACACACAAGTAAAACGGATTCAATCAGGAGTCGCTGCATATCCAGTGACAATTACGATTACAGGCATAAATGGTCGAAGTCATTCGACGGATGGCGCCTATTGGCCACGCTCTGCGGCGAAGCTTCGCAGCAGCGAGCTGACGGAGAATGCGCTGAAGGAGCCTCGCCGAATTTTATATGAGCTCGATCGAGACAGTCTGACAGACAAGGGTGCCCCAGATCCGGTTATTGTAGCTACCAAAGCGCTGCTGGAGCGGACAAGCGGCCAACTGTACGGCCAGCTTTATTTTGCAATTAGGGAGAAGGAGTTTCAAAAGTTTTACACAAGCTTCACCAGCAGTGGGAATAACGTAGTCATATTAAATCGAGCAGGCATGATCGTTTCAAGCAACAGCGAGCAGTTAATCGGCACAACAGCACCAGAGCTGCTCGCTGTTGCCAAGCAAATTGAGGAGCAGCAGCTAGATGTAATGGATACAAAGGCTATGGGAAAAAGCAGCCTTGTATTGTCCAAATATTTGCCGACCTATGATTTTTATTTGGTGAATTTAATTGATAAGCAGCAGGTTATGAGTCAAATGGTTGATTTCAAGAGGGTTGCCCTCATCTCCCTTGCCATCGTACTGCTGGCTCTCATTATCGTCTTTGTCATTTCAAGGCGCCTGACGAAATCGCTGACGCTGCTGGCGCGGCAAATTTCACGCGTGACGAAAAATGATTTCAATAATTACACTTCGGTAACGGGAAGCTACGAGATCAAGCAGCTCGGCAATGCCTACAACTATATGCTGGATGAGCTGAACGATTATGTTAAGCGGCTTATCCAGACACAGAAGGATCAGCGTAATGCGGAGCTGTCTGCGCTGCAAATGCAGATCAATCCACATTTTTTATATAATACGCTGGCGTCGATTAAAATTTTGGTTCAGCAGGGCAATAAGGATAAGGCCGCGGAAACGATAAACGCGCTGATCTCTTTGCTGCAAAATACCGTAAGCAATATAAGCGAGACGATTACGGTTTCACAGGAGCTCGTCAACCTCAAAAACTATGTATTTATTAACCATGTGCGGTATGGCGAGCAGATTCGGGTCAACTACTTTGCTGACAAGGATTGTATGGGTGCTCATTTACCGAAGCTCGTTATCCAGCCGTTTATGGAGAATGCTTTTTTCCATGCCTTCCATGAGCGCAGCGAGGGATATATATATGTACTTATTTCCCGTGAGGGCGAATCGCTCATTTGTGAGGTCGTGGACAATGGGGTCGGCATTAGCGGTCTGAGTAACGGTGAAGCTGGAGCCGAGACTAACGAAGCAGCTCAAAATAACGATGAGCGCGGGGTGCATTCGGCAAGTCATTTCTTCTCGGGCATTGGCATACGCAATGTGCATGACCGCTTGACCTTGCTTTATGGTGAAGGCTACGGGGTGACGATTGTCAGTGACCCAGGTCAAGGGACACGGGTGAAAATCAAGCTGCCTTTGTTATTTGAGTAA